The following nucleotide sequence is from Candidatus Hydrogenedentota bacterium.
AAGAAACGGGATTTCAAGGGACTGACCGAAAACGCCCGGCGTTTCGCGGACGCGCTTCGCGCCGCGCGCGGGCAGTAAGCGCTCCGCACACCGGCATCTGGCACGGCGCTGCGCGGCAAACAGGGCGTGGCGCCGTTATTTTTCCGCGACCCACAACCGGGACGCGAAACCGAGGTCGGCGAACCGGCCCGGCTTGAATCCCGCGGCATCGGTCCATGCGCTTACCTCGCCGCAGGTGTACGTGTCCCCTTCGCCGGTGTGCACGAGCATGTTCAGCGCGAACACGAGGCTGAACGCGGGCCCCGTCCGGTCTTCGTCGACGAGGAAATCCTTGATCACGAGCATACCGCCCGGCGCGAGCGCGGCGTGGCACTTCTGGACCAGTGCGCGGTTCGCCTCGGGCCCGAAGGAATGGATGATGTTTGACACGAAGACCAAGTCGTAGCCGCCGCCGAGGTCATCGCGCGCCAAGTCGCCCTCGATGAAGTCCGCGCGGCCGGTGAGCCCCGCCGCTTCCACCTGCTCGCGCGCGATGGCGACGACCGGCGGCAGGTCGAACAGGGTCGCATGGAGCCGCGGATGCGCCTTGAGAAAAGCGATGCTGTACGCGCCGGGGCCCGCGCCGGCGTCGAGCATGCGGCGCGAGCCGGAAAAATCGACGGCCTCCAGCACGGCGGGCGCGCCGTGGCGCGCGAGGTCGGCCATGCCGAGGATAAACGCGCGCAGTTGTTCGGGGGTGCGGTCGGTACGCTCGCGCATGATGGCCTTGCCCGTGCGCACGGCCCGGGCCAACTGGCCCCAGGTCTCATAGGCGTTCGCGGAATGTTCCAGGATGTGCGTCTGGTCCGCGGGGGCGCCGGGCACCAGGCACTGCGCGGCAATCGGCAGGTTGCGGTAACGGCCCCGCTCGGACGCAACCAGCTCGATCGCCACGAGCCCGTCCAGCAACATGCGGATGCCGCGCGGGTCCCAGCCG
It contains:
- a CDS encoding methyltransferase domain-containing protein — protein: MNPRDLINRLNLLCRGYQHAQILFAALKAGVFQHLERPRTAAEVAECVGWDPRGIRMLLDGLVAIELVASERGRYRNLPIAAQCLVPGAPADQTHILEHSANAYETWGQLARAVRTGKAIMRERTDRTPEQLRAFILGMADLARHGAPAVLEAVDFSGSRRMLDAGAGPGAYSIAFLKAHPRLHATLFDLPPVVAIAREQVEAAGLTGRADFIEGDLARDDLGGGYDLVFVSNIIHSFGPEANRALVQKCHAALAPGGMLVIKDFLVDEDRTGPAFSLVFALNMLVHTGEGDTYTCGEVSAWTDAAGFKPGRFADLGFASRLWVAEK